A region of Ictidomys tridecemlineatus isolate mIctTri1 chromosome 4, mIctTri1.hap1, whole genome shotgun sequence DNA encodes the following proteins:
- the LOC101968044 gene encoding mas-related G-protein coupled receptor member X1, with translation MRHKRVVNHQGGPDNLSCCFECSSLLCVPRGTTEVIRSLDPTITAWMTEATPTNGSDENLPPICDENNLITTVLICIIFPLGLAGNASVIWFLGFQMRRNPFYTYILNLAVADFLFLCLHTTFLLLAVIRVFHHCTTLFGILRTVTIFFYIAVMNMIAAISTERCLSVLCPIWYHCHRPRHTSAVICVLLWALSMILSILEAVVCVYFDITVRHLCKNVQFTLAAWLVLLFVILSGSSLALLGRMLCGSQKKPLTRLYVTIMLTVLVFLLCGLPFGVSVFLLWWMEIDFQALFCLQLVSTVLSYVNSSANPIIYFFVGSFRQGFRGQNLKLVVERALQDTPGKNESGGSLSQGTLEMSGSRVEQG, from the exons ATGAGGCATAAACGGGTAGTAAATCATCAG GGTGGTCCTGATAATCTGAGCTGTTGCTTCGAGTGCTCAAGTCTCCTTTGTGTTCCCAGGGGCACCACTGAAGTGATTAGGAGCCTGGATCCAACCATCACAGCCTGGATGACAGAAGCCACACCAACCAATGGAAGTGATGAAAACCTTCCTCCAATTTGTGATGAGAATAATCTGATTACTACAGTGTTGATCTGCATTATTTTTCCACTTGGGCTGGCAGGAAATGCATCTGTGATCTGGTTCTTGGGTTTTCAAATGCGCAGAAATCCCTTTTACACATACATCCTAAATCTGGCTGTTGCTgacttcctctttctctgcttgcATACCACTTTTTTACTTTTAGCAGTCATCAGAGTATTCCATCACTGCACCACTCTGTTTGGCATCCTAAGAACTGTgacaatatttttctacattgcaGTCATGAACATGATCGCTGCTATTAGCACTGAGCGTTGCCTGTCAGTCCTCTGTCCTATTTGGTACCACTGCCATCGCCCAAGGCACACATCAGCTGTCATATGTGTCCTGCTCTGGGCCCTGTCCATGATTCTGAGCATCCTAGAAGCAGTTGTTTGtgtatattttgatataactGTACGTCATCTTTGTAAAAATGTTCAATTTACTTTAGCTGCATGGCTGGTTCTTTTATTTGTGATTCTATCAGGGTCCAGCCTGGCCCTGCTAGGTAGGATGCTCTGTGGATCCCAGAAGAAGCCTCTGACCAGGCTGTATGTTACCATCATGCTCACAGTGTTGgttttcctcctctgtggtctGCCCTTCGGTGTCTCTGTGTTCCTGTTATGGTGGATGGAGATTGACTTCCAGGCACTTTTTTGCCTTCAGCTGGTTTCAACTGTTTTGTCCTATGTTAACAGCTCTGCCAACCCCATCATTTACTTCTTTGTTGGCTCCTTTAGGCAGGGGTTTCGAGGGCAGAACCTGAAGCTAGTAGTTGAGCGGGCTCTGCAGGACACTCCTGGGAAGAATGAAAGTGGAGGCAGCCTTTCCCAGGGAACCCTGGAGATGTCAGGCAGCAGAGTGGAGCAGGGATGA